In a single window of the Deinococcus yavapaiensis KR-236 genome:
- a CDS encoding DUF2268 domain-containing protein: METTLNMRTVKALDGLRKALEAPKDERDGTFVREVMEPLRPLWEPSLRFMGSMARDVTEPLDVARLFRFYRPELGAERGLTALAELERAGTWAACVSAFQEAMDALDPVGHGLRLPGANMSFVLADPDGMDARLGSYTGVGNVPGWSLLLAWPTEFNLPRLPAIVTHEFHHNVRFAFEPPWPMTLGQYLVAEGLAEAFAAHFHGEEKLGHWTTGLSEAEVRAVRPRFAQALLSQDWNVVRGFIFGDWAASEHQFEAQGVPDFAGYAMGYRMVREALRRSGWSVVEATYRPWREIVAASGWFDEVLADAAVR, from the coding sequence GTGGAAACGACGTTGAACATGCGGACGGTGAAGGCGCTCGACGGCCTGCGCAAGGCGCTCGAAGCCCCCAAGGACGAGCGTGACGGCACCTTCGTCCGAGAAGTGATGGAACCGCTGCGCCCCTTGTGGGAGCCGAGCTTGAGGTTCATGGGTTCGATGGCGCGGGACGTCACGGAGCCGCTCGACGTGGCGAGGCTCTTTCGCTTCTACCGTCCGGAACTGGGCGCCGAGCGCGGCCTCACGGCGCTCGCCGAACTGGAGCGGGCCGGAACGTGGGCGGCGTGCGTCTCGGCGTTCCAGGAAGCGATGGACGCGCTCGATCCCGTCGGACACGGACTGCGACTTCCCGGCGCGAACATGTCGTTCGTGCTCGCCGACCCGGACGGCATGGACGCCCGGCTCGGTTCGTACACGGGCGTCGGGAACGTACCGGGCTGGTCGCTGCTGCTCGCTTGGCCGACCGAGTTCAACTTGCCGCGCCTGCCCGCGATCGTGACGCACGAGTTCCACCACAACGTTCGCTTCGCCTTCGAGCCGCCCTGGCCCATGACCTTAGGGCAGTACCTGGTGGCAGAAGGCTTGGCTGAAGCGTTCGCCGCGCACTTCCACGGCGAAGAAAAGCTCGGACATTGGACGACGGGCCTGAGCGAGGCGGAAGTCCGGGCGGTGCGGCCCCGTTTCGCTCAGGCCTTGCTTTCGCAGGATTGGAACGTCGTTCGCGGCTTCATCTTCGGTGATTGGGCGGCAAGCGAACACCAGTTCGAGGCGCAGGGCGTGCCCGACTTCGCCGGGTACGCGATGGGTTACCGTATGGTGCGAGAGGCGCTTCGTCGTTCGGGCTGGTCGGTCGTGGAAGCGACGTACCGTCCGTGGCGCGAGATCGTGGCGGCGTCCGGTTGGTTCGACGAAGTCCTCGCGGACGCCGCCGTGCGGTAA
- a CDS encoding MerR family transcriptional regulator, translating into MLRTVGEVARMARVSVRTLHHYDEIGLLSPSGRSEGNYRLYTREDVERLYQVLVYRDLGFPLDEIRRVMQSPEFDRLGALKRQRALLAERVGREQRMLATLDALITSTEGGTVMADERVGTLFDGFDPDEYEEEAKERWGDTKAYRQSQERVKRYTKADWARFKAQMQEVTDAYVALLDEGVPPESPKAAAVSERHRLLIDHWFYDCSLDMFDGLARMWTEDHRFTKNIDKARDGLAAYQSAAARAYVAANRAAAK; encoded by the coding sequence ATGCTTCGAACGGTCGGAGAGGTCGCGCGTATGGCGCGGGTGAGCGTGCGAACGCTGCACCACTACGACGAGATCGGTTTGCTGTCGCCGTCGGGACGCAGCGAAGGCAACTACCGCTTGTACACCCGTGAAGACGTCGAGCGGCTGTATCAAGTGCTCGTGTACCGAGACCTCGGCTTTCCGCTCGACGAAATTCGCCGCGTGATGCAAAGCCCGGAGTTCGACCGTCTCGGCGCCTTGAAGCGCCAACGAGCACTTCTCGCCGAGCGCGTGGGGCGCGAGCAGCGCATGCTCGCCACGCTCGACGCCCTCATCACCTCCACGGAAGGAGGAACGGTCATGGCAGATGAACGAGTCGGGACGTTGTTCGACGGGTTCGACCCGGACGAGTACGAGGAGGAAGCGAAGGAACGCTGGGGAGACACGAAGGCGTACCGCCAGTCGCAAGAGCGCGTGAAGCGCTACACCAAGGCCGATTGGGCGCGATTCAAAGCTCAGATGCAGGAAGTCACGGACGCGTACGTCGCTCTTCTCGACGAGGGCGTGCCACCCGAGTCGCCGAAGGCCGCCGCCGTTTCCGAACGGCACCGCTTGCTGATCGACCACTGGTTCTACGACTGCTCGCTCGACATGTTCGACGGGCTGGCGCGCATGTGGACCGAAGACCACCGCTTCACGAAGAACATCGACAAGGCGCGGGACGGGCTCGCCGCGTACCAATCGGCGGCGGCGCGAGCGTACGTCGCGGCGAATCGCGCGGCGGCGAAGTAG
- a CDS encoding ABC transporter ATP-binding protein — translation MTNTVIELRALSKRYGGDRGLQATTLEIRRGEIFGFLGPNGAGKTTTIRTLLGFLRPTSGEARVLGLDVATRSVDIRRRVGYLPGELVFEPRRTPRDLFAFYARLRGVQNVAYALDLSRRLDLDVSRPIGALSKGNKQKVGLVSAFMSRPELLILDEPTDGLDPLMQEEVHALIQEARAEGRTVFLSSHVLSEVDRVADRVGIIRAGELVMVSSVADVKARLPHRLEIRFAVPVPQAVFASIEGLRDVRVLGNVVSCVLAGGADALLKAASAYPVLDIRGSEPNLEEAFLSFYQAPSGERGVNHVA, via the coding sequence ATGACGAACACGGTGATCGAGCTTCGGGCGTTGAGCAAGCGGTACGGCGGCGATCGTGGATTGCAGGCGACGACGCTGGAGATCCGAAGAGGTGAGATCTTCGGCTTTCTAGGCCCGAACGGGGCGGGCAAGACCACCACGATTCGCACCCTGCTGGGCTTCTTGCGCCCGACGAGCGGCGAAGCGCGGGTGCTGGGACTCGACGTGGCGACGCGCAGCGTGGACATCCGCCGACGCGTCGGTTACCTGCCAGGCGAACTCGTTTTCGAGCCGCGTCGCACGCCGCGCGACCTCTTCGCGTTCTACGCGCGTCTGCGCGGCGTGCAGAACGTGGCGTACGCGCTCGACCTTTCACGGCGCCTCGATCTCGACGTCTCCCGACCGATCGGCGCCCTGTCGAAGGGCAACAAGCAGAAGGTCGGGCTCGTGTCGGCGTTCATGAGCCGCCCGGAACTGCTGATCCTCGACGAACCGACCGACGGGCTCGACCCGCTGATGCAAGAGGAAGTGCACGCGCTCATTCAAGAAGCGCGCGCGGAGGGCCGCACCGTGTTCTTGTCGTCGCACGTCTTGAGCGAAGTGGACCGCGTCGCCGACCGCGTCGGCATCATTCGTGCGGGCGAGCTCGTGATGGTGTCGAGCGTCGCGGACGTGAAGGCGCGGTTGCCGCACCGCTTGGAGATTCGCTTCGCCGTCCCCGTTCCGCAAGCGGTCTTCGCGTCCATCGAAGGGCTGCGTGACGTGCGCGTTCTCGGCAACGTCGTGTCGTGCGTGCTCGCGGGCGGCGCGGACGCCCTGCTCAAGGCCGCGAGCGCCTACCCCGTGCTGGACATCCGCGGTTCCGAGCCGAACTTGGAGGAAGCGTTTCTGTCCTTCTATCAAGCGCCGAGCGGCGAGCGAGGAGTGAATCATGTGGCTTGA
- a CDS encoding ABC transporter permease subunit, whose product MWLEVLRDRVATTWRSTLGWAVGLSAFVLMNWMFYPLVRDSPDITRLLERLPQTFRTAFGADDFISPGGYAWARSFSLLLPLTLSIYAINFGARAIARDEQEGRLELLFAQPVSRLGVLSGRTLALAVNLALLGLSVGVISWLGALLVGAKLDAGALLAATAQVTLLAWTFGALALAVGAATGRAALASGVAFAVTLAGYLVHSLAPQVRALRDVREFTPFWYAVGENPFLSGAHAVNSLVLLGAGCVLVALATAPFARRDLAK is encoded by the coding sequence ATGTGGCTTGAAGTGCTTCGTGACCGCGTGGCGACGACGTGGCGCTCCACCTTGGGGTGGGCCGTCGGCCTGAGCGCCTTCGTCTTGATGAACTGGATGTTCTATCCCCTCGTGCGCGACAGCCCCGACATCACGCGCCTGCTCGAGCGGCTTCCGCAAACGTTTCGAACGGCTTTCGGCGCGGACGACTTCATCTCGCCTGGCGGATACGCGTGGGCGCGGTCGTTCAGCTTGTTGCTGCCGCTCACGCTCTCCATCTACGCCATCAACTTCGGTGCGCGCGCCATCGCCCGCGACGAGCAGGAAGGCCGCTTGGAACTGCTGTTCGCCCAGCCCGTCTCGCGACTCGGCGTGCTGTCGGGCCGCACGCTCGCCTTGGCGGTCAATCTCGCTTTGCTCGGCCTGAGCGTCGGCGTGATCTCCTGGCTCGGCGCCCTCCTCGTGGGCGCGAAGCTCGACGCGGGCGCCCTGCTCGCCGCGACGGCTCAAGTCACCTTGCTCGCTTGGACCTTCGGGGCGTTGGCCCTCGCGGTCGGAGCGGCCACGGGGCGCGCCGCCCTCGCGTCCGGCGTGGCGTTCGCCGTGACGCTCGCGGGCTACCTCGTGCACTCGCTCGCGCCGCAAGTGCGCGCTCTTCGCGACGTTCGCGAGTTCACTCCCTTTTGGTACGCGGTCGGCGAAAACCCCTTCTTGTCGGGCGCGCACGCCGTAAACTCGCTCGTGCTGCTAGGAGCGGGCTGCGTGCTGGTGGCGCTGGCGACCGCGCCGTTCGCGCGGCGCGACTTGGCGAAGTAA